The following are encoded together in the Bacillus cereus group sp. RP43 genome:
- a CDS encoding YARHG domain-containing protein — translation MNVCTKCGIHFEDGVQFCQNCGTKRGNPVVKKKMSGGTKVGITLLALLVIAIVGLYLYGSSYYKQAAQVDRMITVLQERDGEKLAEIITADDPAVIVTRESLTPLFSYIKENPSYVNELKEYLRQGEKQGDGIERADFSLTKDGKYFFIFDRYILKAKTYYTTLLSNEKGTFLKMNGKEIDKTNDKKFEKQYGPFLPGTQVFQAEYKNDYVKLSREEKVVLMKQSQNNVTIDLTLQGQYITVQTNAPGATLYVNQKPVTALTGEEITWGPIATDGSVAIYLERNGENGRETTKVETVTALSAYNLPFQKKSVEKTVVYNVTPPPMTYYVYNGFIFPDSDIRKLTSADLTYLSKEQLKIARNEIYARHGHMFQTKDMQAYFSKQSWYRENPYFTGVLTNIESYNVELIKSRE, via the coding sequence ATGAATGTATGCACAAAGTGTGGGATTCATTTTGAAGACGGTGTGCAATTTTGTCAAAATTGCGGGACGAAGAGGGGGAACCCTGTAGTAAAGAAGAAAATGAGTGGCGGTACAAAAGTCGGCATTACACTTTTAGCACTACTTGTTATAGCGATTGTTGGATTGTATTTGTATGGATCGTCGTATTATAAGCAGGCGGCACAAGTAGACCGGATGATTACTGTTTTACAAGAGAGGGACGGGGAGAAATTAGCCGAGATCATCACGGCAGATGATCCAGCCGTTATTGTAACGAGAGAGAGTTTAACGCCTCTATTTTCATATATAAAAGAAAATCCATCTTACGTGAATGAATTGAAAGAATATTTGAGGCAAGGTGAAAAACAAGGGGACGGAATTGAAAGAGCAGATTTTTCTTTAACGAAAGACGGGAAGTATTTCTTTATATTTGATCGGTATATATTGAAAGCGAAGACGTATTATACGACTTTGCTTTCAAATGAAAAAGGCACATTTTTAAAAATGAACGGGAAAGAAATTGATAAGACAAATGATAAAAAGTTTGAGAAGCAATATGGACCGTTTCTTCCAGGAACTCAAGTATTTCAAGCGGAATATAAAAATGACTATGTAAAACTATCACGTGAGGAAAAGGTTGTACTTATGAAACAAAGTCAAAATAATGTAACGATAGATTTAACACTGCAAGGGCAATATATTACAGTTCAAACGAATGCGCCTGGTGCAACATTATATGTGAATCAAAAGCCAGTTACAGCATTGACCGGAGAAGAAATTACGTGGGGACCGATAGCGACTGATGGAAGTGTGGCGATTTATTTAGAACGAAATGGAGAAAACGGAAGGGAAACGACAAAGGTAGAAACGGTAACGGCACTTTCGGCTTATAATCTTCCATTTCAAAAGAAAAGTGTAGAAAAAACAGTTGTTTACAATGTTACTCCGCCGCCTATGACTTATTATGTATATAATGGTTTCATCTTCCCTGATAGTGATATTCGAAAATTAACGAGTGCGGACTTAACATATTTATCGAAAGAACAGTTGAAAATTGCTAGAAATGAAATATACGCAAGGCATGGACATATGTTTCAAACAAAAGATATGCAAGCGTATTTTTCAAAACAGTCTTGGTACAGAGAAAATCCGTATTTTACAGGAGTGTTAACTAATATTGAATCTTATAATGTTGAACTGATCAAATCAAGAGAATAG
- a CDS encoding DUF4029 domain-containing protein: MLRRKLLYLLLTVPLYAWLISMTKIELLALFLGYLFIFSNLNRIQEQSILEVCIFSISIELFSIVSIVLLNELFRWIYSFELMKFGNIVLQVICAYLVFAVLEKMLGQQTVFQDKR; the protein is encoded by the coding sequence ATGCTAAGACGTAAACTATTATATCTTCTTTTAACTGTACCACTATACGCTTGGCTAATTAGCATGACAAAAATAGAATTATTGGCTCTATTTCTAGGATATTTATTCATCTTTTCCAACTTAAATCGAATACAAGAGCAATCTATTTTAGAAGTATGTATATTTTCAATTAGTATAGAACTATTTAGTATCGTTTCGATTGTATTATTAAACGAATTATTTCGATGGATTTATTCATTTGAATTAATGAAATTTGGAAATATTGTATTGCAAGTAATATGTGCTTATCTTGTGTTTGCTGTTTTAGAAAAGATGCTGGGGCAGCAGACTGTTTTTCAGGATAAAAGATAA
- a CDS encoding zinc ribbon domain-containing protein yields the protein MKCPACNTENAAEAKFCGNCGHSLTEEVVASGGQEEGQQQARAAQVKETRPNETVEQAKRFASGYFQFFKNAFKSPSAIMKSGNVEVRNGIVSLVLICFLGACIFYRMMSTAATVTRTLVPDITTPTFFGESVMVFFFLLILTLFVGFIIFVSGKMMKSSFSFLEAFGIWGTIATPAISILVLSFLFSFLLIFFLPILLWIATTYIGISIIVAILKLDSGGLDPVYTLLIANVLIGIATFIVFWSYINTIIQTFTQGLTGF from the coding sequence ATGAAATGTCCGGCATGTAATACAGAGAATGCAGCGGAAGCAAAGTTTTGCGGGAATTGTGGACATTCGTTAACGGAAGAAGTGGTAGCGAGTGGTGGGCAGGAAGAAGGGCAGCAACAAGCGCGCGCGGCACAAGTAAAGGAAACTCGTCCGAATGAAACGGTAGAACAAGCCAAGAGATTTGCAAGTGGCTATTTTCAGTTCTTTAAAAATGCTTTTAAATCACCATCGGCCATTATGAAGAGTGGAAATGTTGAAGTGCGAAATGGAATTGTAAGTCTTGTTCTTATTTGCTTTTTAGGAGCATGTATTTTTTATAGAATGATGAGCACAGCGGCGACTGTTACGAGGACATTAGTGCCAGATATAACTACTCCTACTTTCTTTGGGGAGTCTGTAATGGTCTTTTTCTTTTTATTAATTTTAACTTTATTTGTCGGATTTATTATTTTTGTAAGTGGTAAGATGATGAAATCATCTTTTTCTTTTCTTGAAGCATTCGGTATATGGGGGACGATAGCGACTCCGGCTATTTCTATATTAGTCCTTTCTTTTCTTTTTAGTTTCTTATTAATCTTTTTCTTACCAATATTACTATGGATAGCTACAACATATATAGGGATTAGTATAATTGTAGCTATATTAAAACTAGATAGCGGTGGATTAGATCCTGTTTACACACTTCTTATCGCAAATGTTTTAATTGGAATTGCAACGTTTATTGTGTTTTGGTCTTACATTAACACGATAATTCAAACCTTTACACAGGGATTAACTGGCTTCTAA
- a CDS encoding GNAT family N-acetyltransferase: MVVALQKVQESEKMILRNLYSLYLHDLSKFTTTITIGADGFFEYEDLHMFWENDGITPYFIKVDNSIVGFLLLLERPFLKKENDFGINDIFILNQYKGKGIGKQVIENLLKEKRGKYFVIELIKNVPAVSFWKKVYIELNIEFDERKQLIDGEECLVQTFKI; this comes from the coding sequence ATGGTTGTGGCACTTCAAAAAGTTCAAGAATCAGAAAAAATGATTTTACGTAATTTATATTCACTATATCTTCATGACCTCTCTAAGTTCACTACTACTATAACTATTGGAGCGGATGGTTTTTTTGAATACGAAGATTTGCATATGTTTTGGGAAAATGATGGAATCACTCCGTATTTTATAAAAGTTGATAATAGTATTGTAGGATTTTTATTACTATTGGAACGTCCATTTTTGAAGAAAGAAAACGACTTTGGCATTAATGATATTTTCATATTAAATCAATACAAGGGAAAAGGAATCGGTAAACAAGTTATTGAAAACTTACTAAAAGAGAAACGGGGCAAATATTTCGTTATTGAACTTATAAAAAATGTACCAGCTGTTTCCTTTTGGAAGAAAGTATATATAGAGCTAAACATTGAATTTGATGAACGAAAACAGCTAATTGATGGTGAAGAATGCCTCGTTCAGACGTTTAAAATATAA
- a CDS encoding YukJ family protein: MPLKNYGVLKGTVVQSKIGKGKTPHYQVHLQGEAGVNYRIAINVKSQSYPSEVLYFASNNIRSEAIHILPTLPFGFTEVKNNEPKVALDYVRGNLFDSKQMIPLPAEKAGVDNDLNEKIERYIKRAIEEKAIIYAFGERWGPEEKVPDSYFHFTPGNGIHDIHMNQGNVEKWQGDDGIWQDGGILIHFEKEEEWIGIFLAFQSQSWCTDEEGHARVPVEHCNYKREK; the protein is encoded by the coding sequence ATGCCCTTAAAAAACTACGGTGTGTTAAAAGGTACAGTTGTACAATCTAAGATTGGAAAAGGGAAAACACCTCATTATCAAGTTCATTTACAAGGCGAAGCAGGAGTTAATTATCGTATTGCAATTAACGTGAAATCGCAAAGCTATCCGTCGGAAGTTTTATATTTTGCGAGTAACAATATTCGATCAGAGGCGATTCATATTTTACCGACATTACCGTTCGGTTTTACGGAAGTGAAAAACAATGAGCCGAAAGTGGCTTTAGATTATGTAAGAGGTAATTTATTTGATTCGAAGCAAATGATTCCTTTACCTGCTGAAAAAGCAGGAGTTGATAATGATTTAAATGAAAAGATAGAGCGCTATATAAAGCGAGCAATAGAGGAAAAAGCGATTATTTACGCGTTTGGTGAAAGGTGGGGACCAGAAGAAAAGGTTCCGGATTCGTATTTCCACTTTACACCTGGAAACGGTATACACGATATTCATATGAATCAAGGGAATGTAGAGAAATGGCAAGGTGATGACGGTATATGGCAAGATGGTGGAATACTCATTCACTTTGAAAAGGAAGAAGAATGGATCGGTATCTTTCTTGCATTCCAATCACAGTCATGGTGTACCGATGAAGAAGGGCATGCTCGTGTTCCGGTGGAGCATTGTAATTATAAGAGGGAGAAGTGA
- a CDS encoding DUF4179 domain-containing protein — translation MSIYKELNDIQLDITEFEETPLTKLEEKQWEKRVKNKLHKNKKTKKWFGVAAACMLIFSIAVPLGQISLANMPFIAGLIEKYIDKQQPLDYSPYKTAIGKTAENKYGKLTLNEVLVDDNKLFISSTFEPAKGVKFDYQTYLIPQVRINGRDFSNTKDAQSIEVNDSMFTIYGGIELSEMPQTDALQIEITYDTFNRDTVIEQPWIFDIEVLQSQLMKEKKTFELNETIALYDGNKVTVKKVVSTPISTTIYYDVTQSENEDIYFKIESESGEAYTFKEAFVSNKDGGISISRFDGINVAVGKYSLVPYSGKEKKVIGPSIPIQ, via the coding sequence ATGTCTATTTATAAAGAGTTAAATGATATTCAGTTGGACATCACAGAGTTTGAGGAGACTCCCTTAACCAAACTAGAGGAAAAGCAGTGGGAAAAACGTGTGAAAAATAAGCTGCACAAAAATAAAAAAACAAAAAAATGGTTCGGAGTCGCAGCAGCTTGCATGCTAATTTTCAGTATTGCAGTGCCACTCGGACAAATATCTTTAGCAAATATGCCATTTATTGCGGGATTGATTGAAAAATATATTGATAAACAGCAACCACTTGACTATTCTCCCTATAAAACCGCTATTGGGAAAACTGCTGAAAATAAATACGGTAAACTGACTTTAAATGAGGTACTAGTGGATGACAATAAATTATTCATCAGTTCAACATTTGAGCCAGCGAAGGGTGTGAAATTTGATTATCAAACATATTTAATTCCACAGGTACGAATAAATGGGCGTGACTTTTCTAATACAAAGGATGCACAATCAATTGAAGTAAATGATTCTATGTTTACAATCTACGGTGGTATCGAGTTAAGTGAAATGCCACAAACTGACGCACTTCAAATCGAAATTACGTATGATACATTCAACAGGGATACTGTAATTGAGCAACCATGGATATTTGATATTGAAGTATTGCAATCTCAGTTGATGAAAGAGAAGAAGACGTTTGAATTAAATGAAACAATTGCTTTATACGATGGCAATAAAGTAACTGTTAAAAAAGTAGTTTCAACGCCAATTTCCACAACGATTTATTATGATGTGACACAAAGTGAAAATGAAGATATTTATTTTAAAATCGAATCAGAATCTGGAGAAGCATATACATTTAAAGAGGCATTTGTATCGAATAAAGATGGCGGCATTTCTATTAGTAGATTTGATGGAATTAATGTAGCGGTGGGAAAATATTCACTTGTACCGTATTCAGGTAAAGAAAAAAAAGTGATTGGACCATCTATTCCGATTCAATAA
- a CDS encoding L-lactate permease, with translation MAILLALIPIMMIFICLFLFKQTSLRSSLIAYVVSVGIVLLSPTFQLGISETVHATIKGWLICFIVGYVLFFGIFLFHLMNKMGYIDQVARFLEEVTHDRLLQMLLMCFGICPLIESVSGFGIGFMVAAPIFLSLGYKPFQAVLLSFIGLLASSWGAMATGTIIGSQLINMPLTTLGTNTALLSIPMFAYFVILSLHVVGGWQAVIEKWKEGVGFFLLFSLGIYLSNAYVSVELAGILSSIVTITFGFLIIKLKGKSERNLITEHAAAMEREVSIIKIISPYIFLTVCILLSRLVPALHDLLRSYAVLDLKSYSYKLELLYSPGFWLAMTCLFTIIFFRIPSNIIKQSISQTIKQWIPFAITTTMFIAISELMGASGMHSLLAKTAGETFGTFFVFVAPFIGGIGGFLTGSNAGSNAMFIKLQMQTAQNVALPWQYVTTLQNTASSVATIACPSRITLGAYLCNIPYRENELLKKTTLMISGAVLLVVVEVIFWYMLKK, from the coding sequence ATGGCCATATTGTTGGCACTTATCCCAATTATGATGATTTTCATTTGTTTGTTTTTATTTAAACAAACGTCATTAAGGTCCTCTTTAATTGCTTACGTTGTGTCTGTTGGAATCGTTTTACTCTCGCCAACGTTTCAATTAGGGATAAGTGAAACTGTGCACGCAACGATTAAAGGTTGGTTAATTTGTTTTATTGTTGGGTACGTTTTGTTTTTCGGTATTTTTTTATTTCACCTCATGAACAAAATGGGGTACATCGATCAAGTAGCACGTTTTCTAGAAGAAGTTACGCATGATCGTTTATTACAAATGCTTCTTATGTGTTTTGGCATTTGCCCACTTATTGAATCAGTGAGTGGATTCGGAATTGGTTTCATGGTTGCAGCACCTATTTTTCTTTCATTAGGCTATAAACCGTTTCAAGCTGTACTGCTCTCATTTATCGGTTTACTAGCTAGTTCATGGGGGGCAATGGCAACTGGTACGATTATCGGTTCACAGCTTATAAATATGCCACTCACAACACTTGGCACAAATACAGCGCTATTAAGTATTCCAATGTTTGCTTATTTCGTCATTCTTTCTTTACACGTTGTTGGCGGCTGGCAGGCCGTGATTGAAAAGTGGAAGGAAGGAGTAGGATTCTTTCTATTATTTTCTCTCGGAATCTATCTTTCTAACGCATACGTAAGTGTTGAACTAGCAGGTATATTAAGTTCTATCGTTACAATTACATTTGGATTTCTTATCATTAAATTAAAAGGGAAAAGTGAGCGGAATCTTATAACAGAACATGCGGCGGCAATGGAGAGGGAAGTATCTATTATAAAAATTATTAGCCCTTATATATTCTTAACTGTTTGTATTTTACTTTCTCGCCTCGTTCCAGCATTACACGATCTGCTCAGGTCATATGCAGTTCTCGATTTGAAATCATATTCTTACAAACTAGAGCTACTATATTCGCCAGGATTTTGGCTCGCTATGACTTGTTTATTTACAATTATTTTCTTCCGCATTCCATCAAATATTATTAAACAGTCAATCTCGCAAACGATAAAACAATGGATTCCATTTGCGATTACAACGACAATGTTTATCGCAATTTCAGAGCTAATGGGGGCATCTGGCATGCATTCATTACTTGCAAAAACGGCTGGTGAAACATTCGGTACGTTTTTCGTTTTCGTTGCTCCGTTCATCGGCGGTATCGGCGGCTTTTTAACCGGTAGTAACGCAGGATCAAATGCGATGTTTATTAAACTCCAAATGCAAACAGCGCAAAACGTAGCGCTCCCGTGGCAATACGTCACAACACTTCAAAATACCGCATCATCAGTAGCGACAATCGCTTGTCCATCACGTATTACACTTGGTGCTTATTTATGTAATATTCCGTATCGTGAAAACGAACTATTAAAGAAAACGACGTTAATGATTTCTGGTGCGGTGTTGCTTGTAGTGGTAGAGGTGATTTTTTGGTATATGTTGAAAAAATAA
- a CDS encoding SagB family peptide dehydrogenase → MQLDTFLHHLHFSISEIMSSDKEIDWEDAPLPYKLYRNLPFIPLSLEIPLTLRNPSTKPNLEEIGHYLWYSFGLTQFCQPTTNLENNKTTTLFRRFIPSGGALYPNELYMYLKIDHYPDGIYHYDAAHQRLILLREGNFDSYLTEALGNRCNIHSCFGAAFVSTMFWKNFFKYNNFSYRLQGLDSGVLIGQLLECAKQFGYTNGVYFQFLDRAMNHLLGLSEGEESVYAVIPLSTEPSADWFHDDHRENKTVTSHNLLQQLPPLAHEHFIRSTHVDEYPMIKKINAASMIESTEYFQTLTQEDRQQYSPHAVQLPKVERLSYDFLHLCKKRYSPDADFTLTKLDTLSLATLLQEASLAFPYYNDLDGKYVNENVRVSLYGCFYNVKDIENGAYAYNSRTHSIQPLRHGDLRYSLQSSMTMDNVNLFQVPLCLHVIGNKDYYKNKLGYRGYRIHQMETGILVHKLVLAATAMGMGGHPLLSFDTNSCDQLYGIDAGNETSLIQIPVGAYRARNWLKGSLHN, encoded by the coding sequence ATGCAACTAGATACTTTTTTACATCATCTCCATTTTTCTATTAGTGAAATTATGTCGTCCGATAAAGAGATTGATTGGGAAGACGCACCACTTCCTTATAAATTATATCGAAATTTGCCATTCATCCCTCTCTCTTTAGAAATACCATTAACTTTGCGGAATCCTTCTACTAAACCTAACTTAGAGGAAATCGGTCATTATCTTTGGTACTCATTTGGTTTAACACAATTCTGTCAGCCTACTACTAACCTAGAAAATAATAAAACAACAACTCTATTTCGAAGATTCATCCCATCTGGGGGTGCTTTATATCCAAATGAATTATATATGTATTTAAAAATTGATCATTATCCAGACGGCATTTACCATTACGACGCCGCGCACCAACGTCTTATCTTACTTCGTGAAGGAAATTTTGATTCTTATCTTACAGAAGCACTCGGCAATCGTTGCAACATACATTCTTGTTTTGGCGCTGCATTCGTATCCACTATGTTTTGGAAAAACTTCTTTAAATACAATAACTTTTCGTATCGTCTGCAAGGGTTAGATAGTGGTGTTCTAATCGGTCAATTGCTTGAATGCGCAAAACAATTCGGTTATACAAATGGTGTATATTTTCAGTTTCTAGACCGGGCAATGAATCATTTACTTGGACTGTCAGAAGGTGAAGAAAGTGTGTATGCTGTTATTCCTTTAAGTACAGAACCAAGTGCAGATTGGTTTCACGACGATCATCGTGAAAATAAAACAGTTACTTCTCATAACTTACTGCAGCAACTCCCACCATTAGCACATGAGCATTTCATTCGTTCAACACATGTAGATGAATATCCGATGATAAAAAAAATAAACGCGGCATCTATGATCGAATCCACCGAATACTTTCAAACGTTAACACAAGAAGACCGACAACAATACAGTCCACACGCTGTACAGCTACCTAAAGTAGAACGTTTATCATATGATTTCTTACATCTTTGTAAAAAACGATATTCACCTGATGCTGACTTTACTTTAACAAAATTGGATACTCTTTCACTTGCTACTTTACTACAAGAAGCGAGCCTCGCATTCCCTTATTACAACGATCTTGATGGCAAGTATGTAAATGAAAACGTACGAGTCTCACTATATGGATGTTTTTATAACGTAAAAGACATAGAAAACGGAGCTTACGCTTATAACAGTAGGACACATTCCATACAGCCACTTCGGCACGGAGACCTTCGTTATTCTCTGCAGTCCAGTATGACGATGGATAACGTAAACCTTTTTCAAGTACCACTTTGTCTACATGTAATCGGAAATAAAGATTACTATAAAAATAAATTAGGCTATAGAGGATACCGCATTCACCAAATGGAAACTGGTATACTCGTTCATAAACTTGTTTTAGCTGCGACCGCTATGGGAATGGGGGGGCATCCTTTACTTAGTTTTGATACAAATTCATGCGATCAATTGTACGGGATTGATGCCGGAAATGAAACTTCACTCATTCAAATTCCGGTTGGGGCGTATCGAGCGCGGAATTGGCTAAAAGGGTCCTTGCATAATTAG
- a CDS encoding class I SAM-dependent methyltransferase, whose translation MGILQRLIKQAKNPRGTIGSSMLCIMNAAHTKLTNWGLQKIHIREDAVILDIGCGGGKTIHSLSRLTPHGKIYGIDYSEQAVENSKKANMKDVKAAKVIIHQASVSSIPYHPDFFDLITAFQTHYFWPDVGNDMKEVFRVLKPNGSFLLVAETFKIQYHMDKFKTTEELVNLFYKTGFTSVKWYEERGCLCVIGNK comes from the coding sequence TTGGGCATTTTACAACGTTTAATCAAACAAGCGAAAAATCCTCGCGGGACAATTGGTTCCTCTATGCTTTGCATTATGAATGCTGCGCATACGAAGCTAACAAATTGGGGATTACAAAAAATACATATACGTGAAGATGCAGTTATTTTAGATATCGGTTGCGGAGGTGGGAAAACAATACATAGCCTTTCAAGACTAACTCCCCATGGAAAAATATACGGCATTGACTATTCAGAACAGGCTGTTGAAAACTCAAAGAAAGCAAATATGAAGGATGTCAAAGCAGCGAAAGTAATTATTCATCAAGCAAGCGTCTCCTCTATTCCATATCATCCGGACTTCTTTGATCTCATTACCGCTTTTCAAACCCACTACTTTTGGCCTGATGTTGGGAATGATATGAAAGAAGTATTTCGCGTCTTAAAACCGAATGGATCCTTTTTATTAGTGGCTGAAACTTTCAAAATTCAATATCATATGGATAAATTTAAGACGACCGAAGAATTAGTAAACCTCTTTTATAAGACGGGATTTACAAGCGTGAAATGGTACGAAGAAAGAGGGTGCCTTTGCGTAATAGGAAATAAGTAA
- a CDS encoding sigma-70 family RNA polymerase sigma factor, producing MKITEENVVQQIQQRNEKSITFIIQTYGGLLSAIIKRYVYSNQQDYEECLDDVLLAIWFHIDSFDPSKNTFKQWIAAIAKYRAIDYQRKNARNQQQTVCTEINDHLYQEQRKSNDFLDVQELLSELSATERNIFEKYYLEGVPSREIASNLNVKESWIHNKLSRGRKKLKQIFIFKNGA from the coding sequence TTGAAGATAACAGAAGAAAATGTTGTGCAACAAATTCAACAACGTAATGAAAAGAGCATTACGTTCATTATCCAAACATATGGAGGTTTACTCAGCGCTATTATTAAACGATATGTATATAGTAATCAGCAAGATTATGAAGAATGTCTAGATGATGTATTATTAGCTATTTGGTTTCATATCGATTCATTTGATCCAAGTAAAAATACGTTTAAACAATGGATAGCAGCCATTGCTAAATATCGAGCAATTGATTATCAGCGGAAAAATGCGAGAAATCAGCAACAAACTGTCTGTACGGAGATTAATGACCATCTGTATCAAGAACAAAGAAAATCAAATGATTTCTTAGATGTACAGGAATTGCTTAGTGAGCTGTCAGCGACGGAGCGGAACATTTTTGAAAAGTATTATTTAGAAGGTGTACCGTCTCGTGAAATTGCTTCCAATCTTAACGTGAAAGAATCATGGATCCATAACAAACTGTCACGCGGACGAAAAAAGCTCAAACAGATTTTTATTTTTAAAAATGGAGCGTGA
- a CDS encoding FAD-dependent oxidoreductase encodes MNYVIIGGDAAGMSAAMQIVRNDETANVVTLEKGEIYSYAQCGLPYVISGVIASTEKLIARDVKTFRDKYGIDAKVRHEVTKVDTEKKIVYAVHTKTKDVFEFSYDRLLIATGVRPVMPDWEGKDLQGVHLLKTIPDAERIVDTLQTNSVEHVTIIGGGAIGLEMAETFVELGKKVRMVERNDHIGTIYDADMAEYIHKEADKHNIEILTNENVKAFKGKARVEQLETDKGTYKTDLILVSVGVKPNTDFLEGTNIRTNHKRAIEVNAYMQTNVQDVYAAGDCATHYHVIKEIHDHIPLGTTANKQGRLAGLNMVGKRRAFKGTLGTGIIKFMNLTLARTGLNEKEAKGLNISYKTVKVDSTNMAGYYPSASPLHLKLLYHADTKQLLGGQVIGEEGVDKRIDVIAMALFNKMSIHDLEDVDLSYAPPYNSVWDPIQQAARRAE; translated from the coding sequence GTGAACTATGTCATTATTGGCGGAGATGCAGCAGGTATGAGTGCAGCAATGCAAATTGTTAGAAACGATGAAACTGCAAATGTTGTAACGTTAGAAAAAGGTGAAATCTATTCATACGCTCAGTGCGGATTACCGTATGTGATTAGTGGTGTTATCGCCTCTACTGAAAAGTTAATTGCACGCGATGTAAAGACGTTTCGTGATAAATATGGAATTGATGCGAAAGTGCGTCATGAAGTAACGAAAGTAGATACTGAAAAGAAAATTGTATATGCAGTACATACGAAGACGAAAGATGTATTTGAATTTTCATATGACCGTTTATTAATTGCGACTGGTGTACGCCCTGTTATGCCGGATTGGGAAGGTAAAGATTTACAAGGTGTTCATCTTTTAAAAACAATTCCGGATGCTGAGCGTATAGTAGACACACTACAAACAAATAGCGTTGAGCACGTAACGATTATTGGCGGTGGTGCGATTGGTCTAGAGATGGCAGAAACATTCGTCGAACTTGGTAAGAAAGTAAGAATGGTTGAGCGAAACGATCACATTGGCACAATTTATGATGCCGATATGGCGGAATATATACATAAAGAAGCAGACAAACATAATATTGAAATTTTAACAAATGAGAATGTAAAAGCGTTTAAAGGAAAAGCAAGAGTAGAACAACTGGAGACGGATAAAGGTACGTATAAAACAGATCTTATTTTAGTATCTGTTGGAGTGAAGCCAAATACCGATTTTCTTGAAGGAACAAATATACGTACAAATCATAAAAGGGCAATTGAGGTAAATGCATATATGCAAACGAATGTGCAAGACGTATATGCTGCTGGTGATTGTGCAACACATTACCATGTTATAAAGGAAATTCATGATCATATCCCGCTCGGAACGACTGCGAATAAACAAGGGCGACTTGCCGGACTTAATATGGTTGGTAAACGAAGAGCATTCAAAGGTACGTTAGGTACAGGCATTATTAAATTTATGAACCTGACGCTCGCAAGAACAGGCTTAAATGAAAAAGAAGCGAAAGGGCTAAACATCTCGTATAAGACGGTCAAAGTAGATTCAACAAATATGGCGGGCTATTACCCGAGTGCTTCACCACTTCACTTGAAATTACTATATCACGCCGATACGAAACAATTATTAGGTGGACAAGTAATTGGAGAAGAGGGCGTAGATAAACGTATTGATGTTATTGCGATGGCACTTTTCAATAAAATGAGCATTCACGATTTAGAAGATGTTGATTTAAGTTACGCACCACCATATAACAGCGTTTGGGATCCAATTCAACAAGCGGCAAGGAGAGCGGAATAG
- a CDS encoding DUF3908 family protein → MAINMNTIEEWIAESNARNEEDLGNVVEEMKEVCVGLDNATLIYTKNVFCFGKKVEVFFFFQDHVVIGEEKEEYIEIEKLKYDDITNSNLKTNDKNTTLELKFANGQSISLDSLNDNYGTKNWLFARQIKSIFKLI, encoded by the coding sequence ATGGCAATTAACATGAATACAATCGAAGAATGGATTGCTGAATCAAATGCAAGAAACGAAGAAGACTTAGGAAACGTTGTTGAAGAGATGAAAGAAGTATGTGTCGGACTTGATAACGCGACATTAATTTATACGAAAAACGTATTTTGTTTCGGTAAGAAAGTAGAAGTATTCTTCTTCTTCCAAGATCACGTCGTTATCGGAGAAGAGAAGGAAGAGTATATTGAGATTGAGAAATTAAAGTATGATGATATTACAAATAGTAACTTAAAAACAAATGACAAAAATACAACGTTAGAATTAAAGTTTGCTAACGGACAATCTATCAGTTTAGATAGTCTGAATGATAACTACGGTACGAAAAATTGGTTATTTGCAAGACAAATTAAGAGTATTTTTAAATTAATCTAG